One Burkholderia cepacia genomic window carries:
- a CDS encoding secretin N-terminal domain-containing protein, which yields MKRTVSLLLVLSALALAGCASTPFQAAPADAGATPAERLETLQQKQQAAPRDIQLTTAVEFSRQEYVRAELKEAERQSAQGNHSAAIDHLNNVLAEDAGNFKASQALEQVKRRQQMAVELARAQRIRAEKPQEALEIARRILAEQPNHAEAGRLRDTLLRESQASRPVRPQLSDALRKPVSLNFKQQPLSNLFDVISRVSGVNFVFDRDVDTSQSATLLAEKTTAEDAINLLLRTNQLEKKVLDRHTLLIYPSQPDKARNYTEFAIRTFFLSHADAKSVMAALRQMIKPKDVYVDERVNAVVMRDTPETIQVAERVVMGLDIPQSEVTLDVQVLEVNMNDSLDLGVQYPGKVQFSALGGVEGGALTLGDLLRLNRDRVGVSSESGGLALAIDMLQKQGKTKTLANPKIRVRNMEKANIKIGERVPIVTTTNANGVVTESVSYQDVGLMLKVEPRISLNEEVSVKVNMEVSSILSKETTKTGLVAYALGTRNAETLMTAKNGETQILAGLVKRNESENIAGLPGMSGLPVIGRLFGSNGRSNERTEIVLLITPHIERNLDLPTSAVTTFLSGTESRVTTEALTLESARAVPARADSKDGPDLDAPIEPATPAAPAARAEAADAADAADGAPQTDAEAPKAAGNPAGGGNARGAGMMRTHADAGREPAAAMKAAAAVVAPAARQVLADIAAERIDLDRASGRGEAAPVARSAAPVTVADARAPESRGARPDGRGLTAMVRSLFGALLAFAGGDASGRQSEPRMHADAPLLFPRGRGFA from the coding sequence ATGAAACGTACCGTCAGTCTTTTGCTCGTGCTCTCGGCGCTCGCGCTGGCAGGATGCGCGAGCACCCCGTTCCAGGCCGCGCCGGCCGACGCCGGCGCGACGCCCGCCGAACGCCTCGAAACGCTGCAGCAGAAGCAGCAGGCCGCGCCGCGGGACATCCAGCTCACGACCGCCGTCGAATTCAGCCGGCAGGAGTACGTGCGCGCGGAACTCAAGGAAGCCGAGCGCCAGAGCGCGCAGGGCAACCATTCCGCCGCGATCGATCACCTGAACAACGTGCTCGCCGAGGACGCCGGCAACTTCAAGGCCAGCCAGGCGCTCGAGCAGGTCAAGCGCCGTCAGCAGATGGCGGTCGAGCTGGCGCGCGCGCAGCGCATCCGCGCCGAGAAGCCGCAGGAAGCGCTCGAGATTGCGCGGCGCATTCTCGCCGAGCAGCCGAACCACGCCGAGGCCGGCCGCTTGCGCGACACGCTGCTGCGCGAATCGCAGGCGAGCCGCCCGGTGCGTCCGCAACTGTCCGACGCGCTGCGCAAGCCGGTGTCGCTCAACTTCAAGCAGCAGCCGCTCTCGAACCTGTTCGACGTGATCTCGCGCGTGTCGGGCGTGAACTTCGTGTTCGACCGCGACGTCGACACGAGCCAGAGCGCGACGCTGCTCGCCGAGAAGACGACGGCCGAGGATGCGATCAACCTGCTGCTGCGCACGAACCAGCTCGAGAAGAAGGTGCTCGACCGGCACACGCTGCTCATTTATCCGTCGCAGCCGGACAAGGCGCGCAACTACACCGAGTTCGCGATCCGCACGTTCTTCCTGTCGCACGCGGACGCGAAGTCGGTGATGGCCGCGCTGCGCCAGATGATCAAGCCGAAGGACGTGTACGTGGACGAGCGCGTGAACGCCGTCGTGATGCGCGACACGCCGGAGACGATCCAGGTCGCGGAGCGCGTCGTGATGGGCCTCGACATTCCGCAGTCCGAGGTGACGCTCGACGTGCAGGTGCTCGAAGTCAACATGAACGACAGCCTCGATCTCGGCGTCCAGTATCCGGGCAAGGTGCAGTTCAGCGCGCTCGGCGGCGTCGAAGGCGGCGCGCTGACGCTCGGCGACCTGCTGCGCCTGAACCGCGACCGGGTCGGCGTATCCAGCGAATCGGGCGGGCTCGCGCTCGCGATCGACATGCTGCAGAAGCAGGGCAAGACCAAGACGCTCGCGAATCCGAAGATCCGCGTGCGCAACATGGAGAAGGCGAACATCAAGATCGGCGAGCGGGTGCCGATCGTCACCACGACCAACGCGAACGGCGTCGTGACCGAATCGGTCAGCTACCAGGACGTGGGCCTGATGCTGAAGGTCGAGCCGCGCATCAGCCTGAACGAGGAGGTGAGCGTCAAGGTGAACATGGAGGTCAGCAGCATCCTGTCGAAGGAGACCACGAAGACCGGGCTCGTCGCCTATGCGCTCGGCACGCGCAACGCCGAAACGCTGATGACCGCGAAGAACGGCGAAACGCAGATCCTCGCCGGCCTCGTCAAGCGCAACGAGAGCGAGAACATCGCGGGGCTGCCGGGCATGTCGGGCCTGCCGGTGATCGGCCGGCTGTTCGGCTCGAACGGCCGCAGCAACGAGCGCACCGAAATCGTGCTGCTGATCACGCCGCATATCGAGCGCAATCTCGACCTGCCGACGTCGGCGGTGACGACGTTCCTGTCGGGCACCGAATCGCGCGTGACGACCGAGGCGCTGACGCTCGAATCCGCCCGGGCCGTGCCGGCGCGGGCGGACTCGAAGGACGGCCCCGACCTCGACGCGCCGATCGAGCCCGCCACGCCCGCCGCGCCCGCGGCACGCGCGGAAGCGGCCGACGCAGCGGACGCAGCCGACGGCGCGCCGCAGACGGACGCCGAGGCGCCGAAGGCGGCGGGGAATCCGGCGGGCGGCGGCAACGCGCGCGGTGCAGGGATGATGCGCACGCATGCGGACGCAGGCCGCGAGCCGGCCGCGGCGATGAAGGCCGCGGCTGCGGTGGTCGCGCCGGCTGCCCGCCAGGTGCTTGCGGACATCGCGGCTGAGCGGATCGACCTGGACCGGGCAAGCGGCCGGGGCGAGGCGGCGCCGGTTGCGCGATCCGCTGCGCCGGTGACGGTTGCCGACGCCCGGGCGCCGGAATCGCGCGGCGCGCGACCGGACGGGCGCGGCCTGACCGCGATGGTGCGCTCGCTGTTCGGCGCGCTGCTGGCGTTTGCCGGCGGCGACGCGAGCGGGCGCCAGTCCGAGCCGCGCATGCACGCGGATGCGCCGCTGCTGTTCCCGCGCGGCCGGGGTTTCGCATGA
- a CDS encoding GspE/PulE family protein produces the protein MKTENIAQHWLSESGASGIGLAQYVDGLMRADATPLADVAACLGIGALDADALRGAPTRFDLLPLPEALTWRVLPVEIGGAPCIVLADPFARAVRDELLARFGARPVELAMSAPGEVERLLGDIESNERLMDDVTIDAQGDSLAQAIESISLASIAKDESPIIRLVNTTLYDALQSRASDIHLEAVPDGLSIRYRIDGVLQSIRHIPGLEAAAQTMSRLKVLATLDIAEKRVPQDGRFKVVMQGREVDFRVSIIPGTYGENAVMRVLDKSQRGESVSLDVLGFDAHTARRVRALAHRPYGLMLVTGPTGSGKSTTLYAVLSEVNTGDDKIITIEDPVEYELSGVLQIPVNERKGLTFARGLRAILRHDPDTVMVGEIRDEETASIAVQSALTGHRVLSTVHANDGFSVIDRFIYMGVEPSTFLEALNGVVSQRLVRRICPHCGGADGADLADAPADELKRVVTPGTGCDTCRGTGYHGRIGLAEVLTLDAAMKAALLERSIEKRAQALAANADHRSMRDAGLAAIRARLTTFQEVQRAIAVE, from the coding sequence TTGAAAACAGAAAACATCGCTCAACACTGGCTGTCGGAATCGGGCGCGTCGGGCATCGGCCTCGCGCAATACGTCGACGGCCTGATGCGCGCCGATGCGACGCCGCTGGCCGACGTGGCCGCCTGCCTCGGCATCGGCGCGCTCGACGCGGACGCGCTGCGCGGCGCGCCGACGCGCTTCGACCTGCTGCCGCTGCCCGAGGCGCTGACCTGGCGCGTGCTGCCAGTCGAGATCGGCGGCGCGCCGTGCATCGTGCTGGCCGATCCGTTCGCGCGGGCCGTGCGCGACGAGCTGCTCGCGCGCTTCGGCGCGCGGCCGGTCGAACTGGCGATGAGCGCGCCGGGCGAAGTCGAGCGGCTGCTCGGCGACATCGAGTCGAACGAGCGCCTGATGGACGACGTGACGATCGATGCGCAGGGCGATTCGCTCGCGCAGGCGATCGAATCGATTTCGCTCGCGAGCATCGCGAAGGACGAGAGCCCGATCATCCGGCTCGTCAATACGACGCTGTACGACGCGTTGCAGAGCCGCGCCAGCGACATTCACCTCGAAGCCGTGCCGGACGGCCTGTCGATCCGCTACCGGATCGACGGCGTGCTGCAGTCGATCCGTCATATTCCGGGCCTCGAGGCGGCCGCGCAGACGATGTCGCGGCTCAAGGTGCTGGCGACGCTCGACATCGCGGAAAAGCGCGTGCCGCAGGACGGCCGCTTCAAGGTCGTGATGCAGGGCCGCGAGGTCGATTTCCGGGTGTCGATCATTCCCGGCACCTATGGCGAGAACGCGGTGATGCGCGTGCTCGACAAGTCGCAGCGCGGCGAGAGCGTGAGCCTCGACGTGCTCGGCTTCGACGCGCATACCGCGCGGCGCGTGCGCGCGCTCGCGCATCGGCCTTACGGGCTGATGCTCGTGACGGGGCCGACCGGCAGCGGCAAGTCGACGACGCTGTATGCGGTGCTGTCGGAGGTGAACACCGGCGACGACAAGATCATCACGATCGAGGACCCGGTCGAATACGAGCTGAGCGGCGTGCTGCAGATTCCGGTCAACGAGCGCAAGGGGCTCACCTTCGCGCGCGGCCTGCGCGCGATCCTGCGTCACGATCCGGACACGGTGATGGTCGGCGAGATCCGCGACGAGGAGACCGCGTCGATCGCGGTGCAATCGGCGCTCACCGGCCACCGCGTGCTGTCGACCGTGCACGCGAACGACGGGTTCAGCGTGATCGACCGCTTCATCTACATGGGCGTCGAGCCGTCGACGTTTCTCGAGGCGCTGAACGGCGTCGTGTCGCAGCGCCTCGTGCGGCGGATCTGCCCGCACTGCGGCGGCGCGGACGGCGCGGATCTCGCCGACGCGCCGGCGGACGAGCTCAAGCGCGTCGTGACGCCCGGCACGGGCTGCGACACGTGCCGCGGCACCGGGTATCACGGCCGGATCGGGCTTGCCGAAGTGCTGACGCTCGATGCGGCGATGAAGGCCGCGCTGCTCGAGCGCTCGATCGAGAAGCGCGCGCAGGCGCTCGCGGCCAATGCCGACCACCGGTCGATGCGCGATGCGGGGCTCGCGGCGATTCGCGCGCGGCTGACCACGTTCCAGGAGGTGCAGCGTGCGATCGCCGTGGAATGA
- a CDS encoding type II secretion system F family protein, with amino-acid sequence METFRIRMLADGRIVQQTVEGASAAEVRARFAVQGIAVLEIRRDARLGRRGRAPKFALALFLQELSTLLDAGLVLIEALEALRDKADAGKAAKHVIDRILAVMVEGQPLSKALAQQPDVFPPLLVATVESSEGSGQLPVALKRYQQYEVRIEQIRKRVMGALIYPAVVIGVGVAILLFMAFFVIPRFAVVFESLTTLPATAQAMLWWATLLRENGMAVGAAVAASFAGAALAVRSTAVRRAAQRLMWRAPKVRDVCALFALTRFYRTVGLLIAGGTPVIAALELSGKTLPEHFRARLGAALTELRAGRPVASVLAAHALTTSVAERLLRVGEQSGDLGGMCEHIAQFHDGALDRSIEMLSKVFEPVLMLAVGATVGAVVLLLYMPIFELAGSIG; translated from the coding sequence ATGGAGACCTTTCGCATACGCATGCTGGCCGACGGCCGGATCGTGCAGCAGACGGTGGAAGGCGCGAGCGCGGCGGAAGTGCGCGCCCGGTTCGCCGTGCAAGGCATCGCCGTGCTGGAGATTCGCCGCGACGCGCGCCTCGGGCGCCGCGGCCGCGCGCCGAAATTCGCGCTCGCGCTGTTCCTGCAGGAGCTGTCGACGCTGCTCGACGCGGGCCTCGTGCTGATCGAGGCGCTCGAGGCGCTGCGCGACAAGGCGGACGCGGGCAAGGCGGCGAAGCACGTGATCGACCGGATTCTCGCGGTGATGGTCGAAGGGCAGCCGCTGTCGAAGGCGCTCGCGCAGCAGCCGGACGTCTTTCCGCCGCTGCTCGTCGCGACGGTCGAATCGTCGGAAGGCAGCGGCCAGCTGCCCGTCGCGCTGAAGCGCTATCAGCAATACGAAGTGCGAATCGAACAGATTCGCAAGCGGGTCATGGGCGCATTGATCTACCCGGCCGTCGTGATCGGCGTGGGCGTCGCGATCCTGCTGTTCATGGCGTTCTTCGTGATTCCGCGCTTCGCGGTGGTGTTCGAGTCGCTGACCACGCTGCCGGCGACCGCGCAGGCGATGCTCTGGTGGGCGACGCTGCTGCGCGAGAACGGGATGGCGGTCGGCGCGGCGGTCGCGGCGTCGTTCGCCGGCGCGGCGCTGGCGGTGCGCTCGACGGCCGTCAGGCGGGCGGCGCAGCGGCTGATGTGGCGCGCGCCGAAAGTGCGCGACGTCTGCGCGCTGTTCGCGCTCACGCGGTTCTATCGGACGGTCGGCCTGCTGATCGCGGGCGGCACGCCGGTGATCGCGGCGCTGGAGCTGTCCGGCAAGACGCTGCCCGAGCATTTCCGGGCGCGGCTCGGCGCCGCGCTGACCGAGCTGCGCGCCGGGCGTCCGGTCGCGTCCGTGCTCGCCGCGCATGCGCTCACGACGTCGGTCGCCGAGCGGCTGCTGCGCGTCGGCGAGCAAAGCGGCGACCTCGGCGGGATGTGCGAGCACATCGCCCAGTTTCACGACGGCGCGCTCGACCGCTCGATCGAAATGCTCAGCAAGGTGTTCGAGCCGGTGCTGATGCTCGCGGTGGGCGCGACGGTCGGCGCGGTGGTCCTGCTGCTCTACATGCCGATCTTCGAATTGGCCGGCAGCATCGGATAG
- a CDS encoding transglycosylase SLT domain-containing protein: MRTSSTVCKGLRRWLAAAALFAAGVSGAAAQDCFTKAGERHGIDPLLLAAIAKVESAMNPRAMNHNRNGTYDIGLMQINSSHLPRLIKVGVTHKRLIDEPCTSIDTGASILAGFIDRHGYTWNAVGAYNAGSSPKREPARKAYATKVWREYRQLTTDRDASIAMLDAWRR; this comes from the coding sequence ATGCGGACCTCGTCTACGGTATGTAAGGGCCTGCGTCGCTGGCTCGCCGCGGCGGCGCTGTTCGCCGCCGGCGTGTCCGGCGCCGCAGCCCAGGATTGCTTCACGAAGGCGGGGGAGCGGCACGGCATCGATCCGCTGCTGCTCGCCGCGATCGCGAAGGTGGAGTCGGCGATGAATCCCCGCGCGATGAACCACAACCGCAACGGCACCTACGACATCGGGCTGATGCAGATCAACAGCTCGCATCTGCCGCGCCTCATCAAGGTCGGTGTCACGCACAAGCGCCTGATCGACGAACCCTGCACGTCGATCGACACCGGTGCATCGATTCTCGCCGGATTCATCGACCGGCATGGCTACACGTGGAATGCGGTCGGCGCGTACAACGCCGGCTCCTCGCCGAAACGCGAGCCGGCGCGCAAGGCCTACGCGACCAAGGTCTGGCGCGAGTACCGACAGCTGACGACCGATCGCGACGCCAGCATCGCCATGCTCGACGCATGGCGGAGGTGA
- the gspG gene encoding type II secretion system major pseudopilin GspG, giving the protein MKPNYPTWTKRRGQKGFTLLELLVVLLIIALLAGYVGPKLFSQVDKAKVRSTEAQMKTLGDAVTQFRLDTGRYPSADEGLDALVKQPQNADGWNGPYLAKAVPKDGWGRAYQWNVPGRDSEAEIVSLGKDGRVGGSGNDADLVYGM; this is encoded by the coding sequence GTGAAACCGAACTATCCGACATGGACCAAGCGGCGCGGCCAGAAGGGCTTCACCCTGCTGGAGCTGCTGGTCGTGCTGCTGATCATCGCGCTGCTGGCCGGCTACGTCGGGCCGAAGCTGTTCTCGCAGGTCGACAAGGCAAAGGTCAGGTCGACCGAAGCGCAAATGAAGACGCTCGGCGACGCCGTCACGCAATTCCGGCTCGACACCGGCCGCTATCCGAGCGCCGACGAGGGGCTCGACGCGCTCGTCAAGCAGCCGCAGAACGCAGACGGCTGGAACGGGCCGTATCTCGCGAAGGCGGTGCCGAAGGACGGCTGGGGCCGCGCATATCAATGGAACGTGCCGGGCCGCGACAGCGAGGCGGAGATCGTGTCGCTCGGCAAGGACGGACGGGTTGGCGGGAGCGGCAACGATGCGGACCTCGTCTACGGTATGTAA
- the gbpA gene encoding N-acetylglucosamine-binding protein GbpA, with protein sequence MRTRTAKKTLFTLSPLVACASMFFAQHAFAHGYLADPPSRNLLCSSKQGAAQNFNCGSVTWEPQSIEGKQGFPQAGAPDGQIASGGVTQFSELNEQTVDRWKINDIKPGAQKFKWTFTAPHVTKEFKYYLTKQGWNPNQALTRDQFDLTPFCTIDGGMKKADEIGPHSCTIPSDRTGHHVMLTTWHVGDTAGMFYNVADLNIKSDGGPTDPGKPSWSSVGSIAPTMDLKAGDKVTNRVFKSGGEVPSMKSTVTIATAEQGERNMWPMLLAKEINRVQSANLLAGIERDGRIEPSLGKNDVYAKSGSGIVRTETTIEQKPEGGIDEGFSITSNPEFKIQNGKATAKFFLKFNHSKDTSVTVKVYDAANSLVGSKSMTMRMQGDVNVDIANAKAGSHTAVATSQIDGGTLKQETATFKLVGESGGGEGAQCQAAWKQGTAYTGGAKVQHNGRTYEARWWTQNEVPGTPATTGADHTGKVWKDLGACSK encoded by the coding sequence ATGAGAACCAGAACAGCGAAAAAGACCCTCTTCACCCTGTCGCCGCTCGTCGCGTGCGCATCGATGTTCTTCGCCCAGCATGCGTTTGCGCACGGCTACCTCGCCGATCCGCCGTCGCGCAACCTGCTGTGCAGCTCGAAGCAAGGCGCGGCCCAGAACTTCAACTGCGGCTCGGTCACGTGGGAGCCGCAAAGCATCGAAGGCAAGCAAGGCTTCCCGCAGGCCGGCGCGCCGGACGGCCAGATCGCGAGCGGCGGCGTCACGCAGTTCAGCGAGCTCAACGAGCAGACCGTCGATCGCTGGAAGATCAACGACATCAAGCCGGGCGCGCAGAAATTCAAGTGGACGTTCACCGCGCCGCACGTGACGAAGGAATTCAAGTACTACCTGACGAAGCAGGGCTGGAACCCGAACCAGGCGCTCACCCGCGACCAGTTCGACCTGACGCCGTTCTGCACGATCGACGGCGGCATGAAGAAAGCTGACGAAATCGGCCCGCATAGCTGCACGATCCCGTCGGATCGCACCGGCCATCACGTGATGCTGACCACGTGGCACGTCGGCGACACGGCCGGCATGTTCTACAACGTCGCCGACCTGAACATCAAGTCGGACGGCGGCCCGACCGATCCGGGCAAGCCGAGCTGGTCGTCGGTCGGCAGCATCGCGCCGACGATGGACCTGAAGGCCGGCGACAAGGTCACGAACCGCGTGTTCAAGTCGGGCGGCGAAGTGCCGTCGATGAAGTCGACCGTGACGATCGCGACGGCCGAGCAGGGCGAACGCAACATGTGGCCGATGCTGCTCGCGAAGGAAATCAACCGCGTGCAGTCGGCGAACCTGCTGGCGGGCATCGAGCGCGACGGCCGCATCGAGCCGTCGCTCGGCAAGAACGACGTGTACGCGAAGAGCGGCAGCGGCATCGTGCGCACCGAAACGACGATCGAGCAGAAGCCCGAGGGCGGCATCGACGAAGGCTTCAGCATCACCAGCAACCCGGAGTTCAAGATCCAGAACGGCAAGGCGACCGCGAAGTTCTTCCTGAAGTTCAACCACTCGAAGGACACCAGCGTCACCGTGAAGGTGTATGACGCGGCGAATTCGCTCGTCGGCTCGAAGTCGATGACGATGCGGATGCAGGGCGACGTGAACGTCGACATCGCGAACGCGAAGGCGGGCTCGCACACGGCCGTGGCGACGTCGCAGATCGACGGCGGCACGCTGAAGCAGGAAACCGCGACGTTCAAGCTCGTCGGCGAATCCGGCGGCGGCGAAGGCGCGCAGTGCCAGGCGGCGTGGAAGCAGGGCACGGCCTATACGGGCGGCGCGAAGGTGCAGCACAACGGCCGCACCTACGAGGCGCGCTGGTGGACCCAGAACGAAGTGCCGGGCACGCCGGCGACGACGGGCGCCGACCACACCGGCAAGGTGTGGAAGGACCTGGGCGCATGTAGCAAGTAA
- a CDS encoding glycosyl hydrolase family 18 protein, producing MKSNKRIPGIAAHGRSLRREHLAFATLAAASALCFANAAFAAPGKPSLKQYEITSQPHGFVEIDLQKANGGAPTYKDVVKLNKKVDVPLPFDIWSNGTAVKAVAVVDGVVDPTSEISMTPGGTQSGKVVANVKTPGSKKMQVRVIDEKGASSDSAPLDVMVFDTIPELADNLPNNADKNHKPYANKSGSVVGTYFATWSIYERNFSVDNVPVENLTHMLYGFVPICGGKDVNASLAKDLPGSFNTLQQSCAGLPDFSVTIHDIYGEMSKQLPGQGANSKLKGVLGQMMAAKKRNPDLKILPSIGGWTLSDPFFFMHDAGKRKVFVDSVGQLLRTWKFFDGVDIDWEFPGGKGVNPNLGDPQKDGQLYVTLMKELRQMLDGLSKETGKTYQLTSAIGAGKDKIDVVNYKDATKYMDYIFDMTYDFYGAFSLTDLGHQAAVYAPKWAPDTKYTTDNSINALLAQGVDPKKLVVGAAAYGRGWTGVSGYADGNPFTGTAKGPHKGQWEPGILDYKKLKAEMIGPNNAGINGYEYHYDQTAEAPYVFNKSTGDLLTFDDPRSVVAKGDYVRKHQLGGLFSWEIDADNGDILNAMHKGLGHDDNGGGGAENHAPVANAGADMTVTGPQTVTLDASKSRDPDGDKLTFKWEQVGGDPLKIANPASAKATVDVPGVKQDTKYTFRVTVTDPAGLNDAAQVVVTAKADGAVEPPPAENRPPVARVTGPASASAGQGVVLSAEKSTDPDGDKLTFQWTVPAGIDAKPAGATLSFTAPELAKDQSFTFAVKASDGKLSSSATHTVLVKAKDAGGGNGGGEGGKYPAYKAGTQYNAGDIVSNLGKLYQCKPFPYSGWCSGAPSAYEPGKGFAWSDAWTLYGDDGGNGGGEGGGNGGGGNGGEGGNGGGDHPQYKEGTKYNAGDIVSNNGKLYRCKPFPYTNWCSMAAWAYEPGKGTAWDQAWEVHKE from the coding sequence TTGAAATCGAACAAACGCATTCCCGGCATCGCGGCGCATGGCCGCTCTTTGCGTCGTGAGCATCTCGCCTTTGCGACCCTCGCCGCCGCCAGCGCGCTGTGCTTCGCGAACGCCGCATTCGCCGCGCCCGGCAAGCCGAGCCTGAAGCAGTACGAAATCACGTCGCAGCCGCACGGCTTCGTCGAGATCGATCTGCAGAAGGCCAACGGCGGCGCCCCGACGTACAAGGACGTCGTCAAGCTGAACAAGAAGGTCGACGTGCCGCTGCCGTTCGACATCTGGAGCAACGGCACCGCGGTGAAGGCCGTCGCGGTGGTCGACGGCGTCGTCGATCCGACGTCCGAGATCAGCATGACCCCGGGCGGCACGCAAAGCGGCAAGGTCGTCGCCAACGTGAAAACGCCGGGCTCGAAGAAGATGCAGGTGCGCGTGATCGACGAGAAAGGCGCGTCGTCCGACAGCGCGCCGCTGGACGTGATGGTGTTCGACACGATCCCCGAGCTCGCCGACAACCTGCCGAACAACGCGGACAAGAACCACAAGCCCTATGCGAACAAGTCGGGCTCGGTGGTCGGCACGTACTTCGCGACGTGGTCGATCTACGAGCGCAACTTCAGCGTGGACAACGTGCCGGTTGAGAACCTCACGCACATGCTGTACGGCTTCGTTCCGATCTGCGGCGGCAAGGACGTGAACGCGTCGCTCGCGAAGGACCTGCCGGGTTCGTTCAACACGCTGCAGCAGAGCTGCGCGGGCCTGCCCGACTTCAGCGTGACGATTCACGACATCTACGGCGAGATGTCCAAGCAGCTGCCTGGACAGGGCGCGAACTCGAAGCTCAAGGGCGTGCTCGGCCAGATGATGGCCGCGAAGAAGCGCAATCCCGACCTCAAGATCCTGCCGTCGATCGGCGGCTGGACGCTGTCCGACCCGTTCTTCTTCATGCACGACGCGGGCAAGCGCAAGGTGTTCGTCGATTCGGTCGGGCAACTGCTGCGCACGTGGAAATTCTTCGACGGCGTGGACATCGACTGGGAATTCCCGGGCGGCAAGGGCGTGAACCCGAACCTCGGCGATCCGCAGAAGGACGGCCAGCTGTACGTCACGCTGATGAAGGAGCTGCGCCAGATGCTCGACGGCCTGTCGAAGGAAACCGGCAAGACCTATCAGCTGACGTCGGCGATCGGCGCGGGCAAGGACAAGATCGACGTGGTGAACTACAAGGACGCCACGAAGTACATGGACTACATCTTCGACATGACGTACGACTTCTACGGTGCGTTCAGTCTGACGGATCTGGGTCATCAGGCGGCGGTCTACGCGCCGAAGTGGGCGCCGGACACAAAGTACACGACCGACAACTCGATCAACGCGCTGCTCGCCCAAGGCGTCGATCCGAAGAAGCTCGTGGTCGGCGCGGCCGCCTATGGCCGCGGCTGGACCGGCGTGTCGGGCTACGCGGACGGCAACCCGTTCACGGGCACCGCGAAGGGGCCGCACAAGGGTCAATGGGAGCCGGGCATCCTCGACTACAAGAAGCTCAAGGCGGAGATGATCGGCCCGAACAACGCCGGCATCAACGGCTACGAGTACCACTACGACCAGACCGCGGAAGCGCCGTACGTGTTCAACAAGAGCACGGGCGACCTGCTCACGTTCGACGATCCGCGCTCCGTCGTCGCGAAGGGCGACTACGTGCGCAAGCATCAGCTCGGCGGCCTGTTCTCGTGGGAAATCGACGCGGACAACGGCGACATCCTGAACGCGATGCACAAGGGTCTCGGCCACGACGACAACGGCGGCGGCGGCGCGGAGAACCATGCGCCGGTCGCGAACGCCGGCGCCGACATGACGGTCACCGGGCCGCAGACGGTCACGCTCGACGCGTCGAAATCGCGCGACCCCGACGGCGACAAGCTCACGTTCAAGTGGGAGCAGGTCGGCGGCGACCCGCTGAAGATCGCCAATCCGGCGAGCGCGAAGGCAACCGTCGACGTCCCGGGCGTGAAGCAGGACACGAAGTACACGTTCCGCGTGACCGTGACCGATCCGGCGGGCCTGAACGACGCCGCGCAGGTCGTCGTGACCGCGAAGGCGGACGGCGCGGTCGAGCCGCCGCCGGCGGAAAACCGTCCGCCGGTCGCGCGCGTCACCGGCCCGGCAAGCGCGTCGGCCGGCCAGGGCGTGGTGCTGTCGGCCGAGAAGTCGACGGACCCGGACGGCGACAAGCTGACGTTCCAGTGGACGGTGCCGGCCGGCATCGACGCGAAGCCGGCCGGCGCGACGCTGAGCTTCACCGCGCCCGAACTGGCGAAGGACCAGTCGTTCACGTTCGCGGTCAAGGCCAGCGACGGCAAGCTGTCGTCCAGCGCGACGCATACGGTCCTCGTGAAGGCGAAGGATGCGGGCGGCGGCAACGGCGGCGGCGAAGGCGGCAAGTACCCGGCGTACAAGGCCGGCACGCAGTACAACGCCGGCGATATCGTGTCGAACCTTGGCAAGCTTTACCAGTGCAAGCCGTTCCCGTACAGCGGATGGTGCTCCGGCGCGCCGAGCGCGTACGAGCCCGGCAAGGGCTTCGCATGGAGCGACGCATGGACGCTCTATGGCGATGACGGCGGCAACGGCGGCGGCGAAGGCGGCGGCAACGGCGGCGGTGGCAACGGCGGCGAAGGCGGCAACGGCGGCGGCGACCACCCGCAGTACAAGGAAGGCACGAAGTACAACGCCGGCGACATCGTGTCGAACAACGGCAAGCTGTACCGCTGCAAGCCGTTCCCGTACACCAACTGGTGTTCGATGGCTGCGTGGGCCTACGAGCCGGGCAAGGGCACCGCATGGGACCAGGCATGGGAGGTGCACAAGGAATAA